The genome window CCAGTTGGCACGTTTACTGTGAACTCCATATTTTTCGATGTGCCGATTTCAGTGGACAGCGTAGTTGGGGATGCGAAGCTTCCAGAACCAGTAGCACCACTGATACCAGAAGTTCTTGACCATACACCAGTGAAGGTGAAGTTGTAGTTTGTGTCTTCGAAGTCTTCAATGATGGTTGTTGGTGTTACTCCTCCACCACCGCTGGAAAGTGTAGTCCCAGTACGGGTGGAAGAAGTTGCGCTACCATAACTGTTACGTGCAATGACGTAGTAGCTGTACGTGGTGTTTGCTGACAGACCGGAATCTGTGAAGCTTGTGGATGTGCGACCACCGGAAATCAGAGAACCGCTGCGGTAGATGTCGTAGGACGTTGCGCCGCTTGCAGAGTAGGTCAGTGTCAGGCTGGACGTTGTTGCAGAGCCAACAGTCAACGATGGAGTGCTTGGAGCAGAGCCACCAGAAGTTGGTGTTGCGTACACTGTGTTGGATGCAGGGGAGTTGCCATAGCTGTTCTTCGCAATAACGTAGAAGCTATACTGTACTCCATTGGTCAATCCAGAGATTACTGGTGATGTGCTTGTTGTGTTCGTGTAGAACGAACCATCTTTGTACACATCGTAGCTGGTTGCGCCAGTAGCACCAGAAATACTCAATGTTACTTGACCACTGCCAGCAGAGTAGCTAAGAGATGGAGCAGAAGGAACAGAGCCTCCACCAGAGCCAGCGCTTACGGTTACGCCAGAGCCAGACACAGAAACATTATCAATGTAAACAGAGTCAGTTCCACCGTCTACGCTACCATCTTTTGCGTACTTGAAGGTGACGAGAGTAGTTCCTGCTGGTAGTGTGTACGTTATTTTTGTCCATACGCCAGAAATTCCAGACACGCCATCGAGAACAGTGTTCGCGCCAGCAGTTACCGTCAACTTATCCCATCCAGTCTCCGAATCAGTGCGGTAGTAGAACTCAAGTGTACCACCAGATGGAGCGTTTACGTTGAAGGTTGTTTGGGAAGTCCCACTGTGCGAGATGTCTGCATTGCGATAGCAGTAGGAGCCAGCATATGGCGAAGTGGTCACACGAACCCAGTCACCAGTGAACGGGATGTTGAAGCTTGTGTCTTCAAAGTCCTCAGTAATTTTGCTTCCTGCGCTTGGTGCAGTCACATTGAGAGTGAATGAGCCAGTAGAGGAAGTGCTATATGCGTAGCACTTGAGGAAATAGGTGTTTCCACCAATTAGTGGGTAGCTGATGCGAGGTTGCAAGTTTCCGTCACTGTCGTCGTCAGTGTACAGGTTTCCACCAGCAGAATTTAGCAATTCCATCTTCATGTCGAAGGATGCATCTGTGTCAAACGTGTAAGTTCCATCTGTTGCAGGAACGTATTTAAAGTAGACGATTTGTCCACCAGTCGCAATGTTTACAGAAGCGGAAGAACCAGACAGGATGATTGGGTTAGTCATGGATTCGCCAGCTTGACCTCCACCTCCACCACCTGTGCCATTTACATTAACAGTGATTCGGTCAATGTAAACTGCGTTTTGCCCTGCACTACTGTTACCCTTATCCCAGTGCAGTTCAACGAGGTACTTCTTGCCAGCAACTAAGTTCATGCTGTGAGTTACATACCCAGTGTCGATGTCGCTTTGGTAGAGCAGTGGCATACCGTTAACAGTAACCAGCATTACATCAGTCCAGCGGCAGTCTGCGCGAGTTACCATCTCGATTGTTGGGTTGACTGCATTCGATGGCAATTGGAATGTGAATCGGCTTGTTCCAGAGCCAAGCGC of Brevibacillus choshinensis contains these proteins:
- a CDS encoding S8 family serine peptidase, which produces MRKVNNKNSKHRIKNQYLVGFKQGVDEKEQRKIVKQFGGKVFKKFRNGHLVAVQIDDELVDDLLNHELVEYIDQDVEAKDPSATEVETNGHLMSSVYNFWQAGFTGRGVKVALIDTGMTPHPDLPTPLSTWDVVNDTTFAEDVNPTTSGHGTKSAGVIAARRNGTGVVGVAYECDIHIINCYFQKDGDTSSAYTSIAYTVDALEYAATLDVDVVLCNVQLSSGSSDLQAACDALEAKGIPILAAAGNYPDESGDTSIDTVRYPGHYEKVVAVGAASRSTNAPFVTRASYSGTGAYLDIMGWTGQAATSKSGGITESYTGTSCATPYTTGMMALIKQAYPTLSAQGLRDKLYAGVNRFGTQNEYGRGLANLSIDILPSGSALSYPLLSANTTEDFSDSNFNFNITGDFVLGTDGANSVLRTPPLTALGSGTSRFTFQLPSNAVNPTIEMVTRADCRWTDVMLVTVNGMPLLYQSDIDTGYVTHSMNLVAGKKYLVELHWDKGNSSAGQNAVYIDRITVNVNGTGGGGGGQAGESMTNPIILSGSSASVNIATGGQIVYFKYVPATDGTYTFDTDASFDMKMELLNSAGGNLYTDDDSDGNLQPRISYPLIGGNTYFLKCYAYSTSSTGSFTLNVTAPSAGSKITEDFEDTSFNIPFTGDWVRVTTSPYAGSYCYRNADISHSGTSQTTFNVNAPSGGTLEFYYRTDSETGWDKLTVTAGANTVLDGVSGISGVWTKITYTLPAGTTLVTFKYAKDGSVDGGTDSVYIDNVSVSGSGVTVSAGSGGGSVPSAPSLSYSAGSGQVTLSISGATGATSYDVYKDGSFYTNTTSTSPVISGLTNGVQYSFYVIAKNSYGNSPASNTVYATPTSGGSAPSTPSLTVGSATTSSLTLTYSASGATSYDIYRSGSLISGGRTSTSFTDSGLSANTTYSYYVIARNSYGSATSSTRTGTTLSSGGGGVTPTTIIEDFEDTNYNFTFTGVWSRTSGISGATGSGSFASPTTLSTEIGTSKNMEFTVNVPTGATTATLRFDALVGFDSTATPISYLKVYINNVLKLTLNANNGNWYMNQQITLGTGAQTIRFESWRNNSNSNYTRRSYIDQLMVSWS